One part of the Quercus lobata isolate SW786 chromosome 7, ValleyOak3.0 Primary Assembly, whole genome shotgun sequence genome encodes these proteins:
- the LOC115952691 gene encoding lectin-domain containing receptor kinase VI.3-like, producing MVLAMSFAFLLFFPIVVQSQATEFIFNGFNGSEMSRISLEGASIVKPSGALKLTNASNNVIGHAFYTNPIDMYSNSSLDPNASSFSTSFVFAIKPSTSSPGGYGLAFTLSPSKQFPGAQPEHYLGIFNSSNDGNASNHVFAVEFDTVKGYKENSDKEGNHVGVNNNSVDSIISWAAGYYEYDKDNDANFNELTLESGDPIRAWIQYDGVKKVVNVTISPFLEEEHKPTKPLISHPIDLTPILNKTMYVGFSAATGQKTSFHYILGWSFSMNITAPSLNISQLPLPPPMENSSSAYKPQLKVVIASLSAITLILLGILFFFTCFKKMVQHHSLEDWELDCPHRFQYKDLYAATKGFKETGVIGVGGFGAVYKGIVPATGSEVAVKKIMHNSIQGMREFAAEIESLGRLRHKNLVNLQGWCKRKNDLLIVYDYIPNGSLDSLIFKPKNNFVLTWDARYNILKGIAAGLLYLHEEWEQVVIHRDVKSSNVLIDAELNARLGDFGLARLFDHDKLSHTTNVVGTIGYIAPELARTGKVSTSSDVFAYGILLLEVATGRRPIGSSNFVLVDWIMECHQLGQILDALDPKLNSNYMVDEAELVLELGLLCSHHKPEARPTMRQVTRYLSGDDPLPAVVDWGSVDFHSGGEMNSRNLAVISGYMTTTSYHSSSIGDITSSSIDAGR from the exons ATGGTCTTAGCAATGTCTTTTGCTTTCCTTCTCTTCTTTCCTATTGTTGTTCAATCTCAAGCTACTGAATTCATTTTTAATGGATTCAATGGCAGTGAAATGTCTCGCATCAGCCTAGAGGGAGCCTCTATTGTCAAGCCTAGTGGTGCACTTAAGCTCACTAATGCATCAAACAATGTTATTGGCCATGCGTTCTATACAAACCCCATTGATATGTACAGTAACTCTTCTTTGGACCCAAATGCGTCTTCTTTCAGCACATCATTTGTTTTTGCAATAAAACCATCAACCTCTAGCCCAGGTGGCTATGGCCTTGCTTTCACTTTGTCACCCTCCAAGCAATTCCCTGGAGCTCAGCCTGAGCATTACCTTGGAATTTTCAACTCCTCCAATGATGGAAATGCTTCAAACCATGTCTTTGCAGTTGAATTCGATACGGTCAAAGGGTACAAAGAGAACTCAGACAAAGAAGGAAACCATGTGGGAGTCAACAACAATAGCGTGGATTCAATTATATCTTGGGCTGCTGGTTATTATGAGTATGATAAGGACAATGATGCAAATTTCAATGAACTGACTTTAGAGAGCGGTGATCCTATTCGTGCCTGGATTCAATATGATGGtgtgaaaaaagttgtgaatGTTACAATATCTCCTTTCTTGGAAGAGGAACACAAACCAACTAAACCCCTCATTTCCCATCCCATAGACTTGACACCAATTCTTAATAAGACTATGTATGTTGGCTTCTCTGCTGCAACAGGCCAAAAAACAAGCTTTCATTACATTTTAGGATGGAGTTTTTCAATGAATATAACTGCTCCTTCACTCAATATTTCTCAACTTCCTTTGCCACCTCCAATGGAGAATAGTTCATCGGCTTACAAACCCCAATTGAAGGTTGTGATTGCCAGTCTATCTGCTATCACACTCATTCTGTTGGGGATTCTGTTCTTTTTTACATGTTTCAAAAAGATGGTGCAGCATCACAGTCTTGAGGACTGGGAGTTGGATTGTCCTCACAGGTTTCAATACAAGGATCTTTATGCAGCAACAAAGGGTTTCAAAGAGACTGGAGTTATTGGAGTTGGAGGCTTTGGTGCAGTCTACAAAG GTATTGTACCAGCCACTGGAAGCGAAGTTGCTGTAAAGAAGATAATGCATAACTCAATCCAAGGAATGAGAGAATTTGCAGCAGAGATTGAAAGCTTGGGAAGGTTAAGACACAAGAACCTGGTCAATCTCCAAGGATGGTGCAAGCGTAAAAATGATCTCCTTATAGTCTACGATTATATTCCAAATGGTAGCCTAGACTCTCTGattttcaaacccaaaaacaactTTGTGTTGACTTGGGACGCAAGGTACAATATCCTCAAAGGCATTGCTGCAGGATTACTGTATCTGCATGAAGAATGGGAGCAAGTTGTGATCCACAGAGACGTGAAGTCCAGCAATGTTTTGATAGATGCTGAACTGAATGCAAGGCTAGGTGACTTTGGTCTTGCCAGGCTATTTGATCATGACAAATTGTCACACACCACCAATGTTGTTGGCACAATTGGATACATTGCCCCAGAATTGGCTCGCACGGGTAAGGTATCTACAAGTTCTGATGTGTTTGCTTATGGGATTTTGCTCCTTGAAGTGGCTACTGGGAGAAGACCAATTGGCTCGAGCAATTTCGTTTTGGTTGACTGGATTATGGAATGTCATCAATTGGGTCAAATTCTAGATGCACTTGATCCAAAGTTGAACTCAAATTACATGGTTGATGAGGCCGAGTTGGTTTTGGAATTGGGTTTACTTTGTTCTCATCACAAACCAGAAGCTAGGCCTACCATGAGACAAGTGACTCGGTATCTTAGTGGGGATGACCCACTTCCTGCCGTGGTTGACTGGGGCTCGGTTGACTTTCACAGTGGCGGTGAAATGAACTCGAGAAATTTAGCAGTAATTTCTGGTTATATGACCACAACTTCGTATCATTCATCGAGCATTGGAGACATCACTTCCAGTTCTATAGACGCTGGTAGATAG
- the LOC115952690 gene encoding importin subunit beta-1-like has translation MALEITQFLLSAQSPDANVRTEAEANLTRFQEQNLPSFLLSLSVELANDEKPIESRRLAGIVLKNSLDAKDAVRKEHLVQKWMEIDISIKSQIKDLLLRTLGSAATEARHTSAQVIAKIASIEIPKKLWPELIASLLTNMTHQDRPASLKQATLETLGYVCEEISHEDLVQDEVNSVLTAVVQGMNLAEHSPEVRLAATKALYNALDFAQTNFENDMERSYIMKMVCETAISKEVEIRQVAFECLVSIASTYYEKLEPYMQALFELTSNAVKGDEEAVALQAIEFWSSICDEEIELQEYENPESGDSEPPNSHFIEKALSSLVPMLLETLLKQEEDQDQDDSIWNLSMAGGTCLGLVARTVGDAIVPLVMPFIEANISKPDWHCREAATYAFGSILEGPTIDKLTPLVHAGLDFMLKAMKDENNHVRDTTAWTLSRIFELLHCPASGFSVISSENIRQVLSVLMESINDTPNVAEKVCGAIYYLAQGYEDAVPSSSLLTPFLTEIITYLIRTADRTDGGDSKLRSSAYETLNEVIRCSNVAETSRIIEHLLPVIMNKLEQTLQLQIVSTDDREKQGDLQASLCGVLQVIIQKLSSTDETKSIILQEADKIMTLFLRVFACRSSTVHEEAMLAIGALAYACGPNFENYMHEFYPYLEMGLQNFEEYQVCSITVGVVGDICRALDDKVLQFCDGIMKHLLNDLGSNELHRSVKPPIFSCFGDIALAIGEHFERYVSYAVTAMQQASQICAQIDLNDEEFMEYGNQLRRSIFEAYSGILQGFKNSKPEVMLPYAAHLLQFIELVFLDRQRDESVTKAAVAVMGDLADALGPNTKLLFRDRAFYIEFLGECLQSDDEQLKETATWTQGMIGRVMVS, from the exons ATGGCTTTGGAGATCACCCAGTTCCTACTGTCTGCTCAGTCACCTGATGCAAATGTCCGTACTGAAGCAGAGGCCAATCTTACACGATTTCAAGAGCAGAACCTTCCTTCCTTTCTTCTCTCCTTGTCAGTTGAGCTTGCGAACGATGAGAAACCAATTGAATCCCGTAGACTTGCTGGTATTGTGCTTAAGAACTCATTAGATGCTAAAGATGCTGTTAGAAAGGAGCATCTTGTTCAAAAATGGATGGAAATTGACATTTCCATTAAATCCCAAATCAAAGATTTGCTCTTGAGAACTCTTGGGTCAGCTGCAACAGAGGCAAGGCACACTTCTGCACAAGTGATTGCTAAAATTGCTTCTATTGAAATTCCAAAGAAGCTGTGGCCTGAGCTAATTGCATCCTTGCTTACCAATATGACTCATCAAGATAGGCCGGCCAGTTTGAAACAGGCAACATTGGAAACTCTTGGATATGTGTGTGAGGAGATATCCCATGAGGATCTTGTGCAAGATGAAGTAAATTCTGTGCTCACTGCTGTAGTGCAAGGGATGAACCTTGCTGAGCACAGTCCTGAAGTCCGTCTTGCAGCAACAAAGGCTCTATATAACGCTCTAGATTTTGCGCAGACCAACTTTGAAAATGATATGGAGCGGAGTTACATCATGAAAATGGTCTGTGAGACGGCCATTTCCAAGGAGGTGGAGATCCGGCAGGTTGCTTTTGAGTGTCTTGTTTCGATAGCATCAACATACTATGAGAAGCTTGAGCCTTACATGCAGGCTCTCTTTGAGCTTACATCCAATGCAGTAAAAGGAGATGAAGAGGCTGTAGCCCTCCAAGCAATCGAGTTCTGGAGTTCCATTTGTGATGAAGAGATAGAGCTTCAAGAGTATGAGAATCCTGAGAGTGGGGACTCCGAGCCTCCTAATTCCCATTTCATTGAGAAGGCTTTGTCGTCTTTAGTTCCTATGTTGTTAGAAACTTTACTGAAGCAGGAAGAAGACCAGGATCAGGATGACAGCATTTGGAATTTATCCATGGCTGGTGGGACTTGTCTTGGTCTTGTTGCAAGAACTGTTGGGGATGCTATTGTGCCCCTTGTGATGCCTTTTATCGAGGCTAACATATCAAAGCCGGATTGGCATTGTCGTGAGGCAGCTACATATGCCTTTGGCTCAATCCTTGAAGGCCCAACCATTGACAAGCTCACTCCCTTGGTCCATGCAGGTCTGGATTTTATGCTTAAGGCAATGAAGGATGAAAACAACCATGTCAGAGACACTACTGCTTGGACTCTCAGTCGTATTTTTGAGTTATTACACTGTCCAGCTAGTGGATTTTCTGTGATTTCTTCTGAGAACATTAGACAGGTTCTTTCAGTATTGATGGAAAGTATTAATGACACTCCAAATGTAGCAGAAAAGGTCTGTGGGGCAATTTATTACCTTGCCCAGGGATATGAGGATGCTGTACCAAGTTCCTCTCTTCTTACACCATTCCTTACAGAGATCATCACTTACCTTATTAGGACTGCTGATCGTACGGATGGTGGTGACTCTAAGCTCAGGTCATCTGCATATGAAACCTTGAATGAAGTGATCAGGTGTTCAAATGTTGCAGAGACATCTCGCATCATAGAACACCTGCTCCCTGTCATTATGAATAAGTTGGAGCAGACTCTACAGCTTCAGATTGTCTCAACAGATGATAGGGAAAAGCAAGGTGACTTGCAAGCTTCTCTTTGTGGTGTTCTTCAGGTCATTATCCAGAAACTTAGCAGTACAGATGAAACCAAGTCCATAATACTACAGGAAGCAGATAAGATTATGACATTGTTCTTGAGGGTGTTTGCTTGTCGTAGCTCTACAGTGCATGAGGAAGCAATGCTTGCAATTGGTGCGCTTGCTTATGCCTGTGGACCAAATTTCGAGAACTATATGCATGAGTTCTACCCATATTTGGAGATGGGACTGCAGAATTTTGAGGAATACCAGGTTTGCTCCATCACTGTTGGGGTGGTTGGTGACATTTGTCGTGCATTGGATGACAAGGTCTTGCAGTTCTGTGATGGGATCATGAAACACCTTCTTAATGATCTCGGCAGTAATGAACTGCACCGGTCTGTCAAGCCTCCCATATTCTCTTGCTTTGGGGACATTGCACTTGCCATAGGAGAGCATTTTGAGAGATATGTCTCTTATGCAGTAACAGCAATGCAGCAAGCTTCCCAAATCTGTGCGCAGATTGATCTCAATGATGAAGAGTTTATGGAGTATGGTAACCAGCTCAGGCGTAGCATCTTTGAAGCTTACTCCGGTATTCTCCAAGGTTTTAAGAACTCAAAGCCTGAGGTGATGTTGCCATATGCTGCACATCTCTTGCAGTTTATAGAACTGGTCTTCTTGGACAGACAGAg AGACGAGAGTGTGACAAAGGCTGCAGTTGCCGTGATGGGTGATCTTGCAGATGCACTTGGTCCGAACACAAAGCTCCTGTTTAGAGATCGCGCATTCTATATTGAATTTTTGGGCGAGTGTCTTCAATCCGATGATGAACAGCTCAAGGAGACTGCAACTTGGACCCAGGGGATGATTGGACGTGTCATGGTTTCATGA
- the LOC115952638 gene encoding uncharacterized protein LOC115952638: protein MGNEEAMNSKYPRKLNFNAPLLSIRRSGGYTDEEQSCTNSQGVLANASDDRIPFSWEQAPGKPKDLDRGDTSEVETPRPRLPPCLWHPDIEATSNDYPHDANDDDAVDDLDDLDDGCDGDVDDDYDDDAAFSDAMDVFSLSEAIDIVTKAEKVQEFDSLKLKLAESRGSESPNFIIRRFLPDATALAASSALAFSKSFNKRPPKQCNCPEACELHPVTGQSYATPKACGLEILFPWRMKHKICGVKSPIRKDSIKVQPQCGEKPKKHSSSSSKPLPM, encoded by the coding sequence ATGGGAAATGAAGAAGCTATGAATTCAAAATATCCCAGAAAGCTGAACTTTAATGCACCGCTCCTTTCGATAAGGCGCAGTGGTGGTTACACTGATGAAGAACAGTCTTGTACGAATTCACAAGGCGTGTTGGCGAATGCAAGTGATGATAGGATCCCATTTTCATGGGAGCAAGCTCCAGGAAAGCCTAAGGACTTGGATAGAGGTGACACATCTGAGGTGGAAACGCCACGTCCGAGGCTCCCACCATGTCTTTGGCATCCTGATATAGAAGCAACGAGTAATGATTATCCTCATGatgctaatgatgatgatgcaGTTGATGATCTTGATGACCTTGATGATGGTTGTGATGGTGATGTTGATGATGACTACGACGATGATGCTGCTTTCTCAGATGCTATGGATGTCTTCTCATTGTCTGAGGCAATTGACATTGTGACAAAAGCCGAGAAAGTTCAAGAATTTGATAGCTTGAAGTTAAAGCTTGCAGAGTCTAGAGGCAGTGAATCACCTAATTTCATAATTAGGCGCTTTCTTCCTGATGCCACAGCATTGGCTGCATCATCTGCTTTAGCTTTTTCCAAGAGTTTCAACAAGAGACCTCCTAAACAGTGCAACTGCCCTGAAGCTTGTGAGTTGCACCCAGTTACTGGGCAATCATATGCTACACCAAAGGCTTGTGGCCTGGAAATTCTCTTCCCTTGGCGCATGAAGCACAAGATTTGTGGTGTAAAGAGCCCTATCCGGAAAGACTCTATAAAAGTGCAACCTCAATGTGGGGAAAAGCCAAAGAAACATAGTTCATCCTCTAGTAAGCCTTTACCGATGTAG